In Mytilus edulis chromosome 4, xbMytEdul2.2, whole genome shotgun sequence, the following proteins share a genomic window:
- the LOC139521269 gene encoding spermidine/spermine N(1)-acetyltransferase-like protein 1, with translation MKIEDSQGVSQIGDSQGVTQIEDLQGAWQIGESQGVSQIGDSQGVTQIEDLQQGTSQIEEFQQGHHRLEIRRACRRLEIRSRAITDWRFAAGRVKDWRFAAGPSQIGDSQGAWQIGESQHGASQIGESQQGTSQIEESQQGASQIEDFQQGASQIGESQQGASHIGESQQGASQIEDFQQGTLQIGESQQGASQIGDSQGATQIGDSQHGASQIGDSQQGALQIEDFQALAHLIR, from the exons ATGAAGATCGAAGATTcacag GGCGTGTCGCAGATTGGAGAttcgcag GGTGTGACGCAGATTGAAGATttgcag GGCGCGTGGCAGATTGGAGAatcgcag GGCGTGTCGCAGATTGGAGATTCGCAG GGTGTGACGCAGATTGAAGATttgcag cagggcacgTCGCAGATTGAGGAatttcag cagggccaTCACAGATTGGAGAttcgcag GGCGTGTCGCAGATTGGAGAttcgcag cagggccaTCACAGATTGGAGAttcgcag cagggcgcgtgAAAGATTGGAGAttcgcag cagggccaTCACAGATTGGAGAttcgcag GGCGCGTGGCAGATTGGAGAatcgcag catggcgcgtcgcagattggagaatcgcag cagggcacgTCGCAGATTGAAGAATcacag CAGGGCGCatcgcagattgaggattttcag cagggtgCGTCGCAGATTGGAGAatcgcag cagggcgcgtcgCATATTGGAGAatcgcag cAGGGCGCGTCAcagattgaggattttcag CAGGGCACATTGCAGATTGGAGAatcgcag cagggcgcgtcgcagattggagattcgcag ggcgcgacgcagattggagattcgcag catgGCGCGTCCCAGATCGGAGAttcgcag cagggggcattgcagattgaggattttcag gcattggcacatctcattaggtag